The Sedimentibacter sp. zth1 DNA segment TGTTATCAGCTTATCCGCTTTTATTGCATCAAAATCTTACTTGCGTGAAGAGACAGCTACACTTATTAACGGACAGAGTAAAGAGATGAAAAATAATATTGTAAACAGGGGTGCAGAAAAGGTATCTAAACTGATGGTAACCAAATATTCCTTTTCGAGCAGGCTGGCATTGAGAAAACCTTTTAATTTACTTCTTGTACTTGTTTCGGTATATGTGTTTTTAGTCCTTAGCGTGATAAGTGTTTCATTGAATCTTAGCAGTAACAGGGTTTATAAAATCTTGACAGATGGCAGGAGCTATGAATATGAAGTGAAATTTCAGGAAAACACAACGAGTTATAGTAATGAATCAGCCGAGTATTTTCTTAATGAAACGGTGAAAGTATTCTTTGATAATAATGAGATTGGTGAGCAGGAGCTGACTGCGATTGACAATGACGGTAGTCTGTTTCAACTGTTAAGTAATAATGAGCAGATTTGTGTAAGCGAAAACGAGATTGTCGTGAACCAGAGAATATCGCAAGTTTATCATGTGAATGTCGGTGATATAATTACACTGCAAAGTGATGGTGGGTTATATGAATTTGTGGTAAAAGCCGTGGCGGATAACGGCAGAATAAAAAGCGTATATGTTAATAGGTCGGCATGGAATAAGTTAAACGGTAATGAAGAAGGAACTTATAGCGGTGTATGGAGTAAGGAACTCGACAATCAGTGGTCTAAAGGCGAAGTTACATCTTATGAGGAGTATTTAAAAGCGCTTGACGATGATAATGTTTCAAATCGTGTTAGCGCAGTGATTAATCAGGTGTTAGGCTGTATTTTTGGTATTCTTTTGCTTTCCCTTGTTCTTTTGTTGAATTTTCAGGATAATACCCAAAATTTTATTTATCTCAGAAAAATGGGATATCTGCGAAAAGAGATAAAAGTAATGCTTGTAAATATTTATTTTCCTATTTTACTGATTGCTTTTGCTGTTAGCATAATTCCATCTATTTTTACAAGTAAAGCTATTTTGAGGCAGTTATCGTTTCAAACAGGCGATTTTATGCCGTTTATCAGTAGTGTTATTGTGTTTGTTTATGCATTGGCTGTGCTTATAGTTTTATATTTTTTAGTATTGAAACTTTTTGATATAAAGCTGAAGGGTATGCTAAAGAGAATTGATAATGGAGACTATAAGTAATAATAAGTATGCTGTCGGATTGTGGATAGTTTTGCATTTGGCAAAAATATTAAAATGAGAAAGATAATTTATCTCCAGCCACATTGACAGTGTTGGAGATATTTTTTCTTTCTGTATCCCAAAGAATTCTGTGGGAGAATAAAAATGTTTATCAGAAAGGAGATTTTAGAATATATGAAACCAAATTCTATGCAAAGAAATAATGTTGTAATGTCAACGCTTTTTTATACAAAATTTATTCGGACATTTTAGATATTTTAAACTCTACAGGGGTCATGTAATTTAATGATCCATGTATTCTATGATTGTTATACCAATTAACGTAATCAAATAATTCCACAATTCTTTATTGAGGAATATGGAATATAACAGGCATATGATGTAAGATTTGGTAGATACGAGATAACTTTAATAATCTTCATTTGGGCTTATTACAAGATGTTTTGTGCAATTTGTATTATTCATATTATAGATAAGAATAGAATGATAGCAGAAAATGTAATTATAATACGAATGAATAAAATTCATTGACAAATATTCAATAAGCATCTATAATAGTGAATATAAAAAAACGAAAGGTGATTTGAATAATGCGTGTTTCAAAAGAACCAGAAATAAGAAAAAGAGAAATGATTGATACGGCTATGAAAATATTTGCTTGGAAAGGATATGAGGGAACAACCATGGCAGATATTGCAAAAGCCATGAATGTGGTTCCAGGATTATGTTACAGATATTTCAAATCCAAACATAAATTATACCTGGAAGCAGTTTCTGTTTATGCAAAGGAGTGCATTGTACCAATGATTGCAATAATGCAGAAAGAAGAAATTTCTGTAAATAAATATTTGGAACAGTTTTCAACTTGTTTTATTGCAAGAGATGGAAAAGAGAAATATCATGATTTTTTTCATGGACAAGGTAATGATATGTTTAATAAGCAATTAGCTATTACAATGTGTGATGCTTTGACTCCATATGTGACAGAATTTATCATTTGTTTGAATAAAAAGGGGATGCTTCATGTTGAAAATCCAGGAGATACTGCAAGATTTGTTTTGTATGGTGAAATTCCTATTTTGAATGATGAGACATTAAATTCTGAAGAAAAAGCAGATAAGATTATGCGGTTAATTAGAAAAATAATGGTGTAGTTTTAAACTCCGTCTGAATAACGGGGTTTAAAAGTGCATAATGAATGAATGATATTCATTGAAAAAGAATCAATAAAACATTATTTGCTTTTTCAAAAGAAGACAACTAAAAGGAAAAGAGGAGATGTAGTATGAAAAAAACAGCGCTAATTACAGGTGCAACTAGTGGACTAGGACTGGCATATGTAAATGAATATGCCAAAAGAGGATATGATTTAATTATTACAGGAAGGCGGAAAGAAAAAATTGAAGCTAATGCAAAGGATATAATAGAACGGTATGGAATCAGTGTTATGGTCGTAATTGTTGATTTGTCAAATGAGAATGGATTAAATAAACTTCTTGAAATAATTAAGGATAAGGAGATAGATGTTCTAGTTAATAATGCAGGATTCGGCTTGAAACCCTATTTTGCCGACCTATTGGTTGAAAATATTGAGGAAATGATTTATTTACAGACGAATACAGTTGTACTTTTGGTTCATACTGTAATACAAGGAATGATTAAGAGAAATCACGGAACGATTATTAATATTTCTTCGGACGGTGCTTTTGCAGTAATTCCAAAGAATGTTTTGTATTCCTCAACTAAGATATTTATCAAAAATTTTACGGAAGGAATTTATATGGAATTAATGGAGACAGAAGTAAAAGTTCAAGTAGTCTGCCCAGGATTCATGGATTCTGATTTTCATGAGAGTACAGGTATGAAAGTAAATAAAAGCCAAAAGGGATTTATGAAATTCAGTCAACCTGAAGATATTGTAAAAAAAGCCATGAAAGATTTGAAGAAGGGGAAAGTAGTATCTGTATTGGGAACGGATGCTAAGTTAATCAGATTCTTGTCTAATATTCTTCCAAGGAAAGTATACTATTTTTTTGCAGTCGGTTTTGTAAAAAAGAAGTTTGTCCCCAAAAATGTTTAAATTTATGAAGTAAATGATCAATATACTAAGAAAAGAGAAATGAAGCAATAACGAGTTCAAGATATTAATACGAAGAAACAGGGTAGTATTAAAATGGTATGTTACCCTGTTTTCTTTCGTAAATATTAAATTAAATGGAGGTAAAAAATTGAATAATAGTTTTGATGATGAGCTACTGAAAATAGTAGCTTTTATTATTTTAAAAAAGAGGAATGAACTTGTTAGAGACGAACATAAACATTTTCAGCTGAGAAGACTACTATCCTTGGCCGATAGGTAAAATATTTTTTTATATCAGAGAAGCCTCCTTGGACTTTTTGTTTTGTGTAATTGCAATTATCATAACTACCAATTCGGCAACAATCATTCCAGTCCACACCATATTTATTCCAAATAAAGCTGGCATTAAAAATATAAAAATACTATTGCATATAAAACTTCGAAGCACTGCTATCATCATAGCAACTTTTGTATTTTTAGTAGCAAGGTTATAGGTAGTGTATACAATATTAACAGATGCGAATATAAACGAAATACCGTAAATTATTATGCAATTATAGGCTGTTTTTATGAGTTCTGCATCATTGTTAAATATGGATATAATGGCTTTTCCAAATATAAGCATTATCAAATAGATAATACACGAAAGCAATATGTTAAATTGTAAACCTTTCTGAAAGAAAAAATTTTCTTTTTCCCTATTGCCCTCTCCGATACTACGGCTGAGTAATGGCTGTATACCCTGTGCCAATCCTATAAAGACAGCAAGGATAACGACAATTATATAGGAAATTACCGAAAAGGCAGAAACACCGATTTCTCCAAAAGTATTTAAGACAATATTATTATAACAAAGAATTGTTACCGGCTGACTCATCTGTGTGACAAATTCAGGAATCCCTGCTTTAATAATCTGAGTAATTATGCCTTTTTCTCTAGCAATTGTCTCAATTTTAAGAACACCTTTTCTGCACATAAAATGAGCAGATAATACAATACACGCCAAAATTTGACCTAATCCAGAAGCAATAGCAGCCCCTTTTATTCCCATCTGCAATGGGAAAATAAAGAGCCAATCAAAAAAAACATTGCTTATTGCGCCTATAATCATTCCCCAAAAAGCAAGTTGTGGATTACCGTCATTTCTGACAAAGGCAGACAGTGTTGACGAACCACAGAGGAAAATTCCAAATATTACATAATATTTTAGATAAGTGGCTGTACTTTCTATAAGCATGTTACTTGCACCTAAAAATTTCACCAGCTGTGTAGGGAACAAAACGCTGATAGCAGTCATACCTAGCGAGAATAGTAGGACTAATAATAAACTTGTATTAAAATAATTATTTGCTTTTTTGTTTTCACCTTTACCAAAAGAAATAGAAGTAAGAGTTGCTCCTCCCATTGTAATCATCATAGATATTGCTGTAAGAAGTGAGATGAAAGGAACTGCAATATTAACAGCAGCAAGCCCGTTTGTTCCAACACCCCTACCTACAAATATTCCATCAACAACAAAATAAAGTCCCGTTACAAGCATAGAGCCTATAGACGGGATTACAAATCTGTAAAATTGTTTTTTATCCGACATATTTTTCTCCTTTAATTGAACTATAATTATGATATAATTATAACTATAAACTATACCATTATGGTAGAGTCAATAGCAATGGAGGAAAATATGAAAAATTATTTATCGATTGGAGAAGTTTCAAAACTAAAGGGAGTAAGCGTTAAATCACTAAGATATTACGGTGAACTTGGAATACTTATCCCTGCTTATATCAACAAAGAAACGGGGTATCGGTATTATTCTATGGAACAGATGGTTATTGTAGATTTAATTATCACTTGTCTAGATTTTGATATTCCTCTTAAAAATTTTAACAATTACATTATGAAAGACGGATTTATAAATACGGAAAAAATCCTAAACGATGGTAAGAAAATTGCTAATCAAAAAATTTTAAATATCAGAAAAAGTTTTAAATTATTAGAAAATATTTCAAACCATTTGAGTATTACAACAAAAATAAAAACATACGAAGGCGTTTATAACAGAAATTTCTCAAAACGATTTCTTCTTACTGAGGAATGGAGCGGAAATATTTATGATATTAGATTGTTTATGGAAAAAATAACTAAACTCTATAATGATAGTGAAAAATATGGCTTAACTCCTCTATATAATCAAGGGGTTCTTTTTCTTTATAAAAACAACAAAGTTAAGGATATGGTGTTTTTAGAAGTTGATAAGTTTTGTGATATAACAAATAATATGCTGATATTACCAGACGTTGAATTTGTCTGTGAAGTTTTTACTAATGATGAACTTCTTATTGCCGAAAATAAATATCTTAAGGACAAAATGCATCCCGATGGCAGTGTAATTTTGATAAGAGAATTATACGATAAAAAAATAGATAATCAACCGACACCAGTGGAGGTACAGTTTTATTTAAAAAAGCAGGAAAACCACCAATGATAACATGTTAATACTTTGTATTAATTGTTTCTTCATAAATTTATTTGTATGTCGAAAAATGACAAACAATAACACTTTACGAAAAAACAATATATGATAAAATGTAAATAATAGTAAAAATATACATTTGACGCAATAAATAAATATTACATGTATAGTGTAGCAAGTTATAACATAAATAAGTAATTTATAGTTACTATGATTTTAAAAGTGAGGAAGTATGACTAAAAAATTAGTTTTGGGTTTCTCTATAATAATTTTATTATTGCAATTATTGTTCATATCATATATTAATTACAATGGTTTTGTTGATTTACAAATAATTACATCAAATTCGTTAATTTCAGATAAATCTGTTTCGTTAGTTTTCAGAGCAGGCGATGAACCACTACTATATGAATTATTAGAATTAATTAAACTTTATCCTGATATAACTCTTTTGTCAAAACTTTATAATTTCGACAATTTGATAGTATGGGGACTTTGTGGTAATTGCTATTTAGATAACAATGCAAATTTATTGATAAATGGTACGTTTTTTGTAAAAGACGATTTTTTCAAGGAAGATTTCAAAGCTGTAGTAGGTAAAAATGTATTAAATTCAGATAGTTGCTTTTTAGATAAAAATGAAAAAATATATTTTAAATTCAACAATAATAATTATGAAGTGATTGGTGTTATATCATCAAATATTAGCAATATGCTTGATAATACTGTTTTTGTCAATTTAGATTCACTTAATATTGAATTTCTAAATAAATTTATTATAGATGGTACAGATAATAAAGTTATAGATAAGACTGTAAACAGCATAAAACAAGAATATAATGTTGATATAATAAGTGAAAATAATAATTTTGTAGAAAGATATATATTTAACAATGTTGATAAACATATATTGAATATTTTTATGGTTATCTTTATTAGTATACTTATAATTACACTTTCAATGTTTATTTTACATTACTATAGCGAAGAAATTAAGGTTAAAAGAATAATAGGCATAAGTTTTAAAAGAATTTTTTTTGATTTGTTCAAAAACATACTTGTTTTAACTTTGGTAAATACCATTTTATTTGTTGCTGTTTACACAATTATTTACTATAATGTTTTGCAAAAAATTCATTTATTTTTTTATTCCTTTCACGTGATTATATTTTCGTGTATTATACTTATAATTATTGGATTGATAATATATCTGTATATGCTTATATCAAATAAATTTTTTTCTATGCTAGGAAAGTTTTACTTCTAGTATAGAAAAAAACAAGGATTGCAAAGGATGGGACGTCCTTGCCTTTAAGGGAGGTGCTCAGTAAAAATGCTTATGTAGTAGGCATTTTTACGCCGAAGGGGGACATAGGTTCCCCTAGCGGAGTTGCGTATCAACTTTTTTATAGAAACGGAGTGAAATGAAAATATGAAGTATAAATTCAGCAACTATATACATATATTAATATGTTTTTGCTTATTGACTATTGCCATGACAGTATTTACGCTTTCAAATAAAAACTTTAATAAAGTAGAACATAAAATAATAGATTTTGATGATAAAAATGTTGAATCGACATATTTGAGAGTAAACGATGTTTACGGACAAGATAATCAAAAATCATTATTAGAGTTTTTTGCAGAAAAAGATGCATTGAAACGAATGAAACAGTTTTGCAGTATTTTAAATGAAGAATTTAATTATTTAGAATTTGATAAGCAATCCGTGGTTATACGGGATGATTTTAATTATAAGGATGAATTCCGAATTGATTATGGAAGTAAATATTTTGGAGAAAACGACAAGATTGGTATATCTTTAAAATCTGTACAGATAGGGAAAAATGCTTATGATGAATTTGATCTTGAAAATCAATTAGCTGATGGAAGAGGATTTGAGCCAAAAGACTTTATATTTGATAATAATAAAACAGTTTCAGCTATATTTGGGTATGAATATTCAGAGTTAATTAATATAGGCGATACAATAAATTTTGAATATTTATCTAAAGATATATCTGTGAAGGTTATAGGCTTTTTTGAAAAGGATACTTCAGTGACATTAAATAATAACATCTTTTTTTTAGATCGATATATCACAATTCCTTCATTGGATATGGACTTTATTCCGTTAAATAAAGATGATGAAAGATTTCAAAAGATACTATATTCGTTAAAAAACTGGGGATATATAAAAGTAAGCGATGGTGAAGATTATTATGATTATAAAAATAGAATTGATGATGTAAGCAAAGCTTTAGATTTGAAATATGTTGTAAATGAAGCTTACATTTATAAACATATAAAAAATATTTCAAACACAATTAATTCAAGCAAAGGAATATTTTTAATTGCTTCGATAATCTTGTTTCTGATATTATCAACCATTTTTGCTTATATATATATATGGAATTACAATAAAAACAAAAAAATCTATGCAATTCATTTAATTTGTGGTTGTAGTTTTATCAGAATGAAGCTAAAGATATTTTTTGAAATATTTACACAATTTATATTATCACTAGGAATTGCAGATTTAGTTAACAGATTAATACTAGGTTATGATAGTATTTATGTATCTGATCGCATTTTACTTGATAAGGCAATTAGGCAAACTACAAGATTTTCATTTATTATAATGCTTGTAATATGTCTAGTATTAAATATCTATATTAATAAAAGTAATATTTATTCTTCTATCAGAAAAGAAAATTGATAATAAAGGAAAATATATATGATTAAATTTAAAAGTATTAGTAAAAGTTTTAAGTATAAAAATACAGAAATAAAGGCACTTGATAGTGTTAGTTTACATATAGATAATAATGAAATGGTTGCAATTATGGGACCAAGCGGTTCGGGTAAAACAACATTGTTGAATATAGCAGGCGGGATATTCAAACAAACCAGTGGAGAATATTTATTCAATAATAAAACTGTGCTGGGTAACGAATCTGATATGGCTAAATTTAGAAGTGATAATGTTGGATTTATTCTCCAGCATTCTGCATTAATTAATAATAGAAATGTTTTATATAACATATCATTGCCATTAAAATATAAAAATATCGAAAAAAACAAAATAAAAGAAAAAGTTTTGATAGTTACTGATTCACTTGGTATTTCAAATAAACTTGAAATGTATCCTCATATGCTGTCTGGTGGAGAGTGCCAACGTGTAGCTATTGCTCGAGCAGTTATTTCAAATCCAAATATTATTTTAGCTGATGAACCAACATGTTCTTTAGATGATGACAATAAATACGAAGTATTAGATATATTGAAAAAATTAAACAAAGAAGGTATAACAATTATAATAGCAACTCATGATGATACTGTAGCTCAAATTTGTGATAGAAAAATAAATATCAAAAACGGAAAAAATTTTAATTAAAATGTTTTGGATTGCAGAAATATCTGTTTATTTATATAGTATAATAATTAAAATAAAAACAACTTGAGCTAACATGGCAGAGAAAACACAATATAATTGCATTAAGAAGAAAATTAGAGAAATTATGTACAAGTATAAATTAATATCAAATTATACAATATTAAATTATATGTCACTAATTCATTAATTCTATTATATTTTTTTATGTGACTTATTCTATAGGTTGGTATATAATAGAATAAGATATAAGTTGTACTAGTTTCGGACTGCAATGGAATTTGTACATGTCTATGGAAAGGAGAGAGATAATGAAAAAACTAATTGTACCGATAATAATTACAGTATTGCTTATTGCAATAGAAATTGCATACTTGTCAATTTATATTAGCGTAGTGATTCCAATTACTATAAAAATAATAATTGCTTTGGTGATTTTGTTTATAATCGGAGTCAGCGTTTTCGTGTTAATAGAAAGAATAAAAGAAATAAGGAGTGGAGAGACAGATGATCTTAGTAAATACTAATTTTATTAGTGGCAAAAATTTTGAAACATTGGAAGTTGTAAAGGGAAGCACAATTCAGACTAAGCATGTTGGAAAAGATATTCTTCAGAGTTTTAAGACTTTGGTGGGTGGAGAACTTACGGCATATAATGAAATGATGAATGATGCTAGAGCACTTGCAACCAAAAGAATGGTTAAAGAGGCAGAAGTTTTAGGAGCAGATGCGGTTATTAATATTAGATATGCAACAAGCGCAATTATGCAAGGTGCTGCAGAGGTAATGGTTTACGGTACGGCAGTAAAATTTAAATAAGACTAAAGAGAAATCACTATCGAGTTTTTCGACAGTGGTTTTTTTTAGCAAGTTTCTGTGGTTTTGTTGTACATAGTTTTTATAGGTATTCACACTATAGCTTAATTTCTACGCAATGCCAAATTCAAGTTTAAGTTTTTCGTATCTGCTTTTTTCATGTGCTTTGATTTCATACATAGGATTATACAAACAATGCTGAAAAACATCTGCATCAATTAAAATTTCATTAAATTTAGAATGTATAATTTCTTTTTCACTATGATTATAAATAGCATCACAAATCATTTTAGTTTCATCATCATTTGTTATCTGTAATGATGTCAATATTTCTCTTGCTAAGATAGCACCTTTATGCGCATGGTCTTTTGTGTCCATTTTAGCATACGAATATATGTCATGAAGCATACCTGCCATAGTGGCAAGCTCAGCGTTTTCTCCACGCTTTAGTGCAATTAATGCACAAGATTGAGCAACTCCATATAAATGCAAATAAGCACATCTTCGTTCTTCAACATCAGTCATATTCAAGAGTATTTCATCAATATATTTTCTTAAAATTTCAATTCTGTTCATAGTTAATCCTCCCCAAAAACATAGGTAGTATCTGTAATATTTTGTAATGCGTATTAAAATATAGTTTATATAAATCAAATTATAACATTTACTTTAATATAATGTATATAACTAAATAGATATAGACTATTATTTTTTAAAATTTGAATTACTACATTGACAGTCAGTCGTCTTTTCTTCATATGACACAGTACCATTTTTTAAAATCTTTAATGTTAACCGTGTTTTGCAATTTTTTTTATTTTCGTTTGACATATACAGTTAGACTGTATATAATGGAACTATACAGTTTAACTGTATAGGATAACGATATAAGGAGAAAGTTGTGAATATATTAAAAAATCTTCCGCTTACGGAAACAACATATTATATTCTGCTTGCTTTGAGACGAGCCGGACACGGCTATGCAATAATGCAGAGGGTTGAAGAATTAAGCGATGGAAAAGTAAGGATTGCTGCAGGTACTATGTACGGAGCATTAGAAAATCTATCAAAGCAAAAGCTGATTATTTCTGTGCCTTCAGAAGATGCAAGAAGAAAAATGTATCAAATTTCTAGTGATGGTATTAAGGTGCTTGCACTTGAAGTGGAGAGATTAAAACATCTTGTCACTGTTTATGAACGTACAGAAATGAAAGGAGAATAAAATGAAAAAGTATAAAATATTTGTTGATCTTGAAAAAGAAGAGCAGTATCTCAATGAAATGGCTAATCAAGGACACATTTTGAAAAAGTATTCTGCTTTTGGGGTATACCATTTCTCAGACGGTGAAAAACAAGATTTGAAATATCGTGTAGATTATCGTACTTTTAAGAATATGAAGGATTTCGAAAATTATAAGGCTATGTTTGAAGACTTTGGTTGGAATCATGTTTATGGAACAAAATGCAACGGAAATCAGTACTTTTTGCCAAAGAGTGAGAATTCGGATGGTGAAATATTTTCAAGCAAAGAATCTTCTGTTTCACGCTATAAAAGGTTGTATGAAATATGCACTATGAATATGTTTTTTGTAATTTTTTATTTCTATATCATACTTTATAATAGCGGATTTAATTTACCAAATTTTGTTTTCCGAACACCTAATTTGTGGGAAAAGACAGGCTTTGACCTTGTGAGAGCTGTATTGTTTGAACTTACAATACGTGTCGGCCCTATATTTTTGTTCGC contains these protein-coding regions:
- a CDS encoding TetR/AcrR family transcriptional regulator yields the protein MRVSKEPEIRKREMIDTAMKIFAWKGYEGTTMADIAKAMNVVPGLCYRYFKSKHKLYLEAVSVYAKECIVPMIAIMQKEEISVNKYLEQFSTCFIARDGKEKYHDFFHGQGNDMFNKQLAITMCDALTPYVTEFIICLNKKGMLHVENPGDTARFVLYGEIPILNDETLNSEEKADKIMRLIRKIMV
- a CDS encoding PadR family transcriptional regulator, whose translation is MNILKNLPLTETTYYILLALRRAGHGYAIMQRVEELSDGKVRIAAGTMYGALENLSKQKLIISVPSEDARRKMYQISSDGIKVLALEVERLKHLVTVYERTEMKGE
- a CDS encoding MATE family efflux transporter, which produces MSDKKQFYRFVIPSIGSMLVTGLYFVVDGIFVGRGVGTNGLAAVNIAVPFISLLTAISMMITMGGATLTSISFGKGENKKANNYFNTSLLLVLLFSLGMTAISVLFPTQLVKFLGASNMLIESTATYLKYYVIFGIFLCGSSTLSAFVRNDGNPQLAFWGMIIGAISNVFFDWLFIFPLQMGIKGAAIASGLGQILACIVLSAHFMCRKGVLKIETIAREKGIITQIIKAGIPEFVTQMSQPVTILCYNNIVLNTFGEIGVSAFSVISYIIVVILAVFIGLAQGIQPLLSRSIGEGNREKENFFFQKGLQFNILLSCIIYLIMLIFGKAIISIFNNDAELIKTAYNCIIIYGISFIFASVNIVYTTYNLATKNTKVAMMIAVLRSFICNSIFIFLMPALFGINMVWTGMIVAELVVMIIAITQNKKSKEASLI
- a CDS encoding ABC transporter permease, with product MNKILKQSLGYFKKNKINVVILCILTFLTSFMYFFVECSIDKNFSILNNKSSLSANEEDFLVGLNSNTVLAFVFLVCLMAVTGFIFYIFYKKDFELSRKNIGCYRALGFTNGQITRIHMEITFAIGIVFTLLGLLVGYYFSYILLDNYVVSYHIDSAVRGVSFSSFFIGVFVTSVVISLSAFIASKSYLREETATLINGQSKEMKNNIVNRGAEKVSKLMVTKYSFSSRLALRKPFNLLLVLVSVYVFLVLSVISVSLNLSSNRVYKILTDGRSYEYEVKFQENTTSYSNESAEYFLNETVKVFFDNNEIGEQELTAIDNDGSLFQLLSNNEQICVSENEIVVNQRISQVYHVNVGDIITLQSDGGLYEFVVKAVADNGRIKSVYVNRSAWNKLNGNEEGTYSGVWSKELDNQWSKGEVTSYEEYLKALDDDNVSNRVSAVINQVLGCIFGILLLSLVLLLNFQDNTQNFIYLRKMGYLRKEIKVMLVNIYFPILLIAFAVSIIPSIFTSKAILRQLSFQTGDFMPFISSVIVFVYALAVLIVLYFLVLKLFDIKLKGMLKRIDNGDYK
- a CDS encoding SDR family oxidoreductase, whose translation is MKKTALITGATSGLGLAYVNEYAKRGYDLIITGRRKEKIEANAKDIIERYGISVMVVIVDLSNENGLNKLLEIIKDKEIDVLVNNAGFGLKPYFADLLVENIEEMIYLQTNTVVLLVHTVIQGMIKRNHGTIINISSDGAFAVIPKNVLYSSTKIFIKNFTEGIYMELMETEVKVQVVCPGFMDSDFHESTGMKVNKSQKGFMKFSQPEDIVKKAMKDLKKGKVVSVLGTDAKLIRFLSNILPRKVYYFFAVGFVKKKFVPKNV
- a CDS encoding HD domain-containing protein, whose amino-acid sequence is MNRIEILRKYIDEILLNMTDVEERRCAYLHLYGVAQSCALIALKRGENAELATMAGMLHDIYSYAKMDTKDHAHKGAILAREILTSLQITNDDETKMICDAIYNHSEKEIIHSKFNEILIDADVFQHCLYNPMYEIKAHEKSRYEKLKLEFGIA
- a CDS encoding ABC transporter ATP-binding protein, whose amino-acid sequence is MIKFKSISKSFKYKNTEIKALDSVSLHIDNNEMVAIMGPSGSGKTTLLNIAGGIFKQTSGEYLFNNKTVLGNESDMAKFRSDNVGFILQHSALINNRNVLYNISLPLKYKNIEKNKIKEKVLIVTDSLGISNKLEMYPHMLSGGECQRVAIARAVISNPNIILADEPTCSLDDDNKYEVLDILKKLNKEGITIIIATHDDTVAQICDRKINIKNGKNFN
- a CDS encoding YbjQ family protein, with translation MILVNTNFISGKNFETLEVVKGSTIQTKHVGKDILQSFKTLVGGELTAYNEMMNDARALATKRMVKEAEVLGADAVINIRYATSAIMQGAAEVMVYGTAVKFK
- a CDS encoding DUF2812 domain-containing protein; this translates as MKKYKIFVDLEKEEQYLNEMANQGHILKKYSAFGVYHFSDGEKQDLKYRVDYRTFKNMKDFENYKAMFEDFGWNHVYGTKCNGNQYFLPKSENSDGEIFSSKESSVSRYKRLYEICTMNMFFVIFYFYIILYNSGFNLPNFVFRTPNLWEKTGFDLVRAVLFELTIRVGPIFLFAVIGIVYCIWAYKVHKLYKEKMQ
- a CDS encoding MerR family DNA-binding transcriptional regulator encodes the protein MVESIAMEENMKNYLSIGEVSKLKGVSVKSLRYYGELGILIPAYINKETGYRYYSMEQMVIVDLIITCLDFDIPLKNFNNYIMKDGFINTEKILNDGKKIANQKILNIRKSFKLLENISNHLSITTKIKTYEGVYNRNFSKRFLLTEEWSGNIYDIRLFMEKITKLYNDSEKYGLTPLYNQGVLFLYKNNKVKDMVFLEVDKFCDITNNMLILPDVEFVCEVFTNDELLIAENKYLKDKMHPDGSVILIRELYDKKIDNQPTPVEVQFYLKKQENHQ